Proteins from one Aulosira sp. FACHB-615 genomic window:
- the psb29 gene encoding photosystem II biogenesis protein Psp29 — protein MNNVRTVSDTKRTFYSLHTRPINTIYRRVVEELMVEMHLLSVNVDFSYNPIYALGVVTTFDRFMQGYQPERDKESIFQAICQAVEQDSQRYRQDAERLQALAKGFAVNDLIAWLSQANHSDRDPDLQSQLQAIANNSQFKYNRLFAIGLFSLLEQSDPDLVKDDKQRNDAIKTIAAGLHLSEDKLNKDLELYRANLEKMSQALAVMADMLLADRKKREQRQQTAPATPPSANE, from the coding sequence GTGAATAACGTCCGTACTGTCTCTGATACCAAGAGAACTTTCTACTCCTTACATACCCGCCCTATCAACACAATCTATCGTCGGGTAGTAGAAGAGTTGATGGTGGAAATGCACCTGCTATCAGTAAATGTTGATTTTAGTTACAATCCAATTTATGCCTTGGGCGTTGTCACAACCTTTGACCGCTTTATGCAAGGCTATCAACCAGAAAGGGACAAAGAATCAATTTTTCAGGCTATCTGTCAAGCTGTAGAGCAAGACTCACAGCGATATAGACAGGATGCTGAAAGGTTGCAAGCTTTGGCGAAAGGTTTCGCAGTCAATGATTTAATTGCTTGGTTGAGTCAGGCTAATCATTCAGACCGTGATCCTGATTTACAATCACAATTGCAAGCGATCGCTAACAATTCTCAGTTTAAGTACAATCGCTTGTTTGCCATTGGTCTATTTTCCTTACTAGAACAATCAGATCCAGACTTGGTAAAAGATGACAAGCAACGCAATGACGCAATCAAAACAATTGCGGCTGGGTTGCATTTATCGGAAGACAAACTCAACAAAGATTTGGAGTTATATCGCGCTAATCTAGAGAAAATGTCGCAAGCACTAGCAGTAATGGCAGATATGCTCTTAGCTGACCGCAAAAAACGTGAACAGCGTCAACAGACTGCACCAGCTACTCCCCCTAGTGCTAACGAATAG
- a CDS encoding SRPBCC family protein, which produces MRGWLSKFIHRKRRRFCASLVRTYREISDASVDELWQKVVDLTDVSWHPLLKSTNVPYGLVPKPGLIYQAVTRVSPFPIRIFVERVNPRELLSVRVLAIPGVEERITYQVESTVCGTCLSYSVTLKGWLSPLIWSFSRPYADRVARSLVEAVENAAVQAVSSKKKPLNDGCFDF; this is translated from the coding sequence ATGCGAGGTTGGTTATCAAAATTCATCCACCGCAAACGTCGGCGCTTTTGTGCGTCTTTAGTCAGGACGTATCGAGAGATTAGTGACGCTTCTGTAGATGAACTGTGGCAAAAAGTAGTTGACTTAACCGATGTATCCTGGCATCCCCTACTCAAAAGTACGAATGTCCCCTACGGATTAGTCCCCAAACCCGGATTAATTTACCAAGCAGTCACTCGCGTTTCGCCCTTTCCTATCCGCATCTTTGTAGAACGGGTCAATCCCAGAGAACTGTTGAGTGTGAGAGTGCTGGCAATTCCTGGCGTGGAAGAGAGAATTACTTATCAAGTGGAATCTACGGTGTGTGGAACTTGTTTGTCTTATTCTGTCACCCTCAAAGGCTGGCTATCTCCCCTGATTTGGTCATTTTCTCGCCCCTATGCTGATCGGGTGGCACGTTCTTTAGTTGAAGCCGTAGAAAATGCCGCAGTGCAAGCGGTATCTAGTAAGAAAAAACCTTTGAATGATGGTTGTTTTGATTTTTAG
- the rodA gene encoding rod shape-determining protein RodA yields the protein MLLKRSLPKVRWKSWVKPWQQVDWLLFFLPVAASMFGGLMILSTELKQPVTDWWWHWLVAGIGSFIALFLARIRYENLLQWHWITYGLTNLSLIAVMVAGTSAKGAQRWISVAGFNVQPSEFAKIGIIITLAALLHKRTASSLDNVFRALAITAVPWALIFLQPDLATSLVFGAIVLGMLYWANANPGWLILFISPVISAILFSIYWPLSEPIILFKELALGPLGVVWSFAMAIVGWQTLPWRRFGLGALGSWILNICGGELGVFAWNHVLKEYQKDRLTVFINPDHDPLGAGYHLIQSRIAIGAGEIWGWGLFKGPMTQLNFVPEQHTDFIFSAVGEEFGFVGCLVVLFVFCLICFRLLHVAQTAKDNFGSLLAIGVLSMIVFQLIVNVGMTVGLAPVAGIPLPWMSYGRSAMLTNFIALGIVESVANFRQKQKYYL from the coding sequence ATGTTGTTAAAACGTTCGCTTCCCAAAGTTCGCTGGAAGTCTTGGGTTAAACCTTGGCAACAAGTAGATTGGTTATTATTTTTTTTACCTGTGGCAGCCAGTATGTTTGGCGGTCTGATGATTCTTAGTACAGAACTCAAACAGCCTGTTACAGATTGGTGGTGGCATTGGTTGGTAGCGGGAATTGGCTCTTTTATCGCGTTGTTTTTAGCCCGCATCCGCTACGAAAATCTACTCCAGTGGCATTGGATTACTTATGGTCTGACTAACTTGAGTTTGATTGCGGTGATGGTGGCTGGTACGAGTGCGAAAGGCGCACAACGCTGGATTAGCGTCGCGGGTTTTAATGTCCAACCATCGGAATTTGCCAAAATCGGCATTATTATTACCCTCGCCGCCTTATTACACAAGCGGACAGCTTCTTCCCTAGATAACGTCTTTCGCGCCTTGGCGATTACTGCCGTTCCTTGGGCATTAATCTTTTTACAACCAGATTTGGCGACATCCTTGGTATTTGGAGCGATCGTTTTAGGGATGTTGTATTGGGCTAATGCCAATCCTGGCTGGCTGATCTTGTTCATTTCTCCAGTCATTTCCGCAATTTTGTTTAGTATTTACTGGCCTTTATCGGAGCCAATTATCTTATTTAAAGAATTAGCTTTAGGGCCTTTAGGGGTAGTTTGGTCATTTGCAATGGCAATTGTAGGCTGGCAAACACTTCCTTGGCGAAGATTTGGTCTGGGTGCGCTTGGCTCTTGGATTTTGAATATTTGCGGTGGTGAACTCGGTGTTTTTGCTTGGAATCATGTTTTAAAAGAGTATCAAAAAGACCGCCTCACCGTATTTATTAATCCCGATCATGATCCTTTGGGCGCAGGCTATCACCTGATTCAATCACGGATTGCCATTGGTGCGGGTGAAATTTGGGGATGGGGCTTGTTTAAAGGGCCGATGACTCAACTTAATTTCGTCCCGGAACAGCATACAGACTTTATTTTCTCTGCCGTGGGTGAAGAATTTGGGTTTGTGGGTTGTTTAGTAGTACTGTTTGTCTTTTGCTTGATTTGCTTCCGGTTGCTGCACGTAGCCCAAACCGCCAAAGATAACTTTGGTTCCTTATTGGCAATTGGTGTGTTGTCGATGATTGTATTTCAGCTGATTGTAAATGTGGGGATGACTGTTGGTTTAGCACCTGTCGCTGGGATTCCCCTACCGTGGATGAGTTATGGACGTTCTGCAATGCTGACTAATTTCATCGCTTTAGGAATAGTAGAATCGGTGGCAAACTTCCGACAAAAGCAGAAGTATTATTTATGA
- a CDS encoding photosystem II S4 domain protein — MLPREELLKGVENRDTVARVIDQAEQAIKTWEVVLTDFLSPPELAEIQRVFNRLTEVQLLAWGGYPQAERQRIAIARGEIPLDQSQVAIVALEIAGNFLFDTASHRDFLGAMLGTGIVREKTGDIIVLGERGAQVIVVPEMAEFLEMNLQQVRSVPVKTQPIDISELKIREPKKKELTTVEASLRLDAIASAGFGMSRSKMVDLIDGGDVRVNWKEITQASFQVKSGDLVAIRGKGRLEVGDVAITKKDRYRVQLTRYM, encoded by the coding sequence ATGTTGCCACGAGAAGAACTTTTAAAGGGTGTAGAAAATCGAGATACTGTTGCGCGTGTGATTGATCAGGCGGAACAGGCGATCAAAACTTGGGAAGTGGTGTTGACGGATTTTTTGTCTCCGCCAGAATTAGCAGAAATTCAACGGGTTTTTAATCGATTAACTGAAGTGCAGTTATTGGCTTGGGGTGGATATCCCCAAGCTGAACGCCAACGAATTGCGATCGCTCGTGGAGAAATTCCCTTAGATCAATCACAAGTGGCTATTGTGGCTTTAGAAATTGCGGGTAATTTTTTATTCGATACCGCCAGTCACCGTGATTTTTTAGGTGCAATGTTGGGAACCGGAATTGTGCGGGAGAAGACAGGAGACATTATTGTTTTAGGCGAGCGAGGAGCGCAGGTAATCGTTGTGCCGGAAATGGCAGAATTTTTAGAGATGAATCTGCAACAAGTACGCTCAGTTCCCGTAAAAACCCAACCAATTGACATTAGCGAGTTAAAAATTCGGGAACCCAAGAAAAAAGAATTAACAACTGTAGAAGCTTCTTTAAGATTAGATGCGATCGCCAGTGCTGGTTTTGGCATGTCTCGCAGCAAAATGGTAGATTTAATCGATGGTGGCGATGTGCGCGTTAACTGGAAGGAAATTACCCAAGCTAGTTTTCAAGTCAAATCTGGTGATTTAGTTGCTATTCGCGGTAAAGGGCGTTTAGAAGTGGGCGACGTGGCGATTACTAAAAAAGACCGTTACCGTGTTCAACTGACACGATATATGTAA
- a CDS encoding NAD(P)H dehydrogenase subunit NdhS, which yields MILPGATVRVKNPADTYYRYEGLVQRVSDGKVAVLFEGGNWDKLITFRLSELEPVDTTAGRKKAK from the coding sequence ATGATTCTGCCTGGAGCAACTGTTCGTGTTAAAAATCCCGCAGATACCTACTATCGCTATGAAGGACTCGTACAACGGGTAAGTGATGGCAAGGTAGCTGTATTGTTTGAAGGTGGCAATTGGGATAAATTAATTACCTTTCGCCTGTCAGAGTTGGAACCTGTAGACACCACAGCAGGACGCAAAAAAGCAAAATAA
- a CDS encoding HAS-barrel domain-containing protein, with the protein MRLPLPQFATSDRHPSHIAEVIETNTTEFLAQCLEPEDLSFPAMPPFGSWVCAVDEESGNQVYAVVSYATTMPIDSVHRAVAMGLSLQELREEQPQIFAMLKTEFRAAIVGFSPPTQNSAATPRIYQYLPPRPPQIHQAVYRCEAEAIIKFTEELDFLRTLLSVNGAPVESLTAAAIRDVYQLRKADREWLVKAGRMLSVLLKDDYDRLRFILSQIHP; encoded by the coding sequence ATGCGTCTTCCTCTACCACAATTTGCGACAAGCGATCGCCACCCCAGCCACATTGCGGAGGTGATTGAGACTAATACTACTGAATTTCTGGCACAATGCTTGGAACCAGAGGATTTAAGCTTTCCGGCTATGCCACCTTTTGGTAGTTGGGTTTGTGCTGTAGATGAAGAGTCTGGAAATCAAGTTTATGCTGTGGTTTCTTATGCCACAACTATGCCGATAGATTCTGTGCACCGGGCTGTGGCGATGGGTTTGTCATTGCAGGAATTACGAGAAGAACAACCCCAGATATTTGCTATGCTCAAAACGGAATTTCGGGCGGCGATTGTTGGTTTTTCACCGCCTACCCAAAATTCCGCAGCAACTCCCCGGATATATCAGTATTTACCACCGCGCCCACCGCAAATTCACCAAGCGGTTTATCGCTGCGAAGCGGAAGCAATTATTAAATTTACAGAAGAATTAGATTTTTTACGGACATTATTGTCTGTAAATGGTGCGCCAGTTGAGTCTTTAACCGCCGCAGCTATTCGAGATGTTTATCAGTTACGCAAAGCTGACAGAGAATGGCTGGTGAAAGCGGGACGAATGCTGAGTGTATTGTTAAAAGATGATTATGACCGCTTACGGTTTATTTTGAGTCAAATACACCCATAG
- a CDS encoding Mrp/NBP35 family ATP-binding protein encodes MYDVLDSRSVLEVLRPVQDPELRKSLVELNMIRNVNIDGGKVSFTLVLTTPACPLREFIVEDCEKAVKKLPGVTEVKVEVTAETPQQKNVPDRNGVPGIKNILAVSSGKGGVGKSTVAVNVAVALAQTGAKVGLLDADIYGPNDPTMLGLGDAQITVRSTDKGEVLEPAFNHGVKLVSMGFLIDKDQPVIWRGPMLNGVIRQFLYQVEWGELDYLIVDMPPGTGDAQLTLAQAVPMAGSVIVTTPQTVALLDARKGLRMFQQMNVPVLGIVENMSYFIPPDMPDKQYDIFGSGGGEKTATELGVPLLGCVPLEISTRVGGDSGVPIVVSQPDSASAKALKAIALTIAGKVSVAALTA; translated from the coding sequence ATGTACGATGTCCTTGATTCCCGTTCTGTCTTAGAAGTATTGCGGCCTGTGCAAGACCCAGAACTCCGTAAGAGTCTGGTAGAACTGAATATGATTCGCAACGTTAACATTGACGGTGGCAAGGTGAGCTTTACTTTGGTTTTGACCACACCAGCCTGTCCTTTGCGTGAATTTATTGTCGAAGATTGTGAAAAAGCTGTTAAAAAACTCCCAGGCGTGACGGAAGTCAAGGTAGAAGTCACAGCCGAAACACCCCAGCAAAAAAATGTCCCCGATCGCAATGGGGTTCCTGGGATCAAAAATATTTTGGCAGTTTCCAGTGGTAAAGGTGGTGTCGGTAAAAGCACAGTGGCAGTAAATGTCGCCGTCGCCCTTGCCCAAACAGGGGCGAAAGTTGGTTTGCTGGATGCTGATATTTACGGCCCCAACGATCCCACCATGTTGGGGCTAGGAGATGCTCAAATTACCGTCCGTTCCACAGACAAAGGTGAAGTGTTAGAACCCGCCTTTAATCATGGAGTCAAATTAGTCTCAATGGGCTTTTTGATTGACAAAGACCAGCCGGTAATTTGGCGGGGGCCGATGCTGAATGGTGTGATTCGCCAGTTTCTTTATCAAGTGGAATGGGGCGAACTAGATTATTTAATTGTGGATATGCCGCCGGGAACGGGTGATGCTCAGTTAACTTTAGCCCAAGCTGTACCAATGGCGGGATCTGTAATTGTGACTACACCACAAACCGTCGCTTTATTAGATGCTCGGAAAGGATTACGGATGTTTCAGCAAATGAACGTCCCTGTTTTGGGAATAGTAGAAAACATGAGTTACTTTATTCCCCCGGATATGCCAGATAAACAGTACGATATTTTCGGTTCTGGTGGTGGTGAAAAAACTGCTACAGAATTGGGAGTGCCTTTATTGGGCTGCGTCCCCTTGGAAATTTCCACTAGAGTTGGTGGTGACAGTGGTGTGCCGATTGTGGTGTCTCAACCAGATTCGGCTTCGGCTAAAGCCTTAAAAGCGATCGCCCTGACTATCGCCGGTAAAGTATCAGTTGCTGCACTGACGGCATAA
- the hemF gene encoding oxygen-dependent coproporphyrinogen oxidase: protein MLTNSHTPTVKAASSKFLPPTDAKARVSQFMKQLQDEITQALTELDGVGKFQEDAWERPEGGGGRSRVLREGRIFEQAGVNFSEVWGSHLPPSILAQRPEAEGHQFYATGTSLVLHPRNPYVPTVHLNYRYFEAGPVWWFGGGADLTPYYPFAEDAAHFHKTVKQACDEHHAEYYPVFKLWCDEYFYLKHRNETRGVGGLFFDYQDGQGTLYRGPNPQGPAANYSDQVGVVGQRTWEDLFAFINSSGRAFLPAYVPIVERRHEIEYGDRERNFQLYRRGRYVEFNLVYDRGTIFGLQTNGRTESILMSLPPLVRWEYGYQPEPNSPEAELYNTFLKPQDWINWTATP from the coding sequence ATGTTGACTAATTCGCACACCCCAACAGTAAAAGCAGCCTCATCCAAGTTCTTGCCGCCAACGGATGCTAAGGCGAGGGTGAGTCAGTTTATGAAACAGCTGCAAGACGAAATTACCCAAGCGTTGACCGAGTTAGATGGTGTGGGTAAGTTTCAAGAAGATGCTTGGGAACGTCCAGAGGGTGGTGGTGGGCGATCGCGTGTACTGCGTGAGGGCAGAATTTTTGAACAAGCAGGTGTAAATTTTTCTGAAGTTTGGGGTTCTCACCTGCCGCCCTCGATTTTAGCCCAACGTCCAGAAGCGGAAGGACACCAATTTTATGCTACAGGTACTTCTTTGGTGTTACATCCACGCAACCCTTATGTCCCCACAGTTCACTTAAACTACCGTTATTTTGAAGCTGGCCCCGTTTGGTGGTTTGGTGGTGGTGCTGACTTAACACCTTATTACCCCTTCGCCGAAGATGCAGCCCATTTCCACAAAACTGTGAAACAGGCTTGTGACGAACACCACGCCGAATATTACCCAGTATTTAAGCTGTGGTGTGATGAGTATTTTTATCTCAAACATCGCAACGAGACACGGGGTGTTGGCGGTTTGTTCTTTGATTATCAAGATGGTCAAGGTACTTTATATCGCGGCCCCAACCCCCAAGGCCCAGCAGCAAATTACAGCGACCAAGTAGGAGTAGTAGGGCAACGGACTTGGGAAGATTTATTTGCTTTTATCAATAGCAGTGGGCGAGCTTTTTTACCAGCTTACGTACCAATTGTAGAACGGCGACATGAAATAGAATATGGCGATCGCGAGCGCAACTTCCAACTCTACCGACGCGGCCGCTACGTGGAATTTAACTTGGTTTACGACCGTGGCACCATTTTTGGACTCCAAACCAACGGCCGCACCGAATCCATTCTCATGTCCTTACCGCCCTTAGTACGCTGGGAATATGGTTATCAGCCAGAACCCAATTCCCCCGAAGCCGAATTGTATAATACTTTCCTCAAGCCGCAAGATTGGATCAATTGGACAGCAACCCCCTAA
- a CDS encoding UDP-glucuronic acid decarboxylase family protein: protein MRILVTGGAGFIGSHLIDRLIPQGHEVICLDNFYTGTKRNIFKWMGHPNFELIRHDITEPIRLEVDQIYHLACPASPVHYQYNPVKTVKTNVMGTLNMLGLAKRVKARFLLASTSEVYGDPEVHPQTEDYRGNVNPIGLRSCYDEGKRIAETLAFDYYRQNKVEIRVARIFNTYGPRMLENDGRVVSNLVVQALRGIPLTVYGEGTQTRSFCYVSDLVEGLMRLMNCEFTGPINLGNPDEYTILELAQAVQNLVNPDAEIKFEPLPSDDPRRRRPDISRAKTWLNWEPTIPLQEGLKLTVEDFRDRLKSDT from the coding sequence ATGAGAATTTTGGTGACGGGCGGCGCTGGTTTCATTGGCTCCCATCTCATTGATCGATTAATACCCCAAGGGCATGAAGTAATCTGCTTGGATAATTTTTATACAGGTACTAAGCGAAATATCTTCAAATGGATGGGACACCCAAACTTTGAGTTGATCCGCCACGATATTACTGAGCCAATTCGTTTAGAAGTCGACCAAATCTATCATTTAGCTTGTCCAGCTTCGCCAGTACATTATCAGTACAACCCAGTGAAAACCGTTAAGACTAACGTTATGGGAACGCTGAATATGTTGGGGTTAGCTAAACGTGTAAAAGCTAGATTTTTGTTAGCTTCGACTAGCGAAGTTTACGGTGATCCAGAAGTTCATCCCCAAACTGAAGACTACAGAGGTAATGTTAATCCCATTGGCTTGCGTTCTTGTTACGACGAAGGTAAAAGAATTGCGGAAACTTTAGCATTTGACTACTACAGACAAAATAAAGTTGAAATTCGCGTAGCCCGAATATTTAACACCTACGGGCCACGGATGTTGGAAAATGATGGGCGGGTAGTCAGCAACTTGGTAGTTCAAGCACTACGGGGTATCCCCTTAACTGTGTATGGTGAAGGTACACAAACACGTAGTTTTTGTTACGTATCTGACCTAGTAGAAGGACTGATGCGGTTGATGAATTGTGAATTTACTGGCCCCATCAATTTAGGTAATCCTGACGAATACACAATCCTGGAATTGGCTCAGGCTGTGCAGAATTTGGTGAATCCCGATGCCGAGATTAAATTTGAACCACTACCCTCAGATGATCCTCGCCGCCGTCGCCCTGATATTAGCAGAGCCAAAACTTGGTTAAATTGGGAACCTACCATTCCTCTGCAAGAGGGGTTAAAACTGACAGTAGAGGATTTCCGCGATCGCCTAAAAAGTGATACTTAG
- a CDS encoding chromophore lyase CpcT/CpeT, whose product MSLSPLLMTLGNYIAGEFDNREQALAEPAWYVHLRMWQRPVNLFTQDSITLFAEQANIVNLDRPYRQRIMRLMAGKNWDAPLQVQYYMLKDPSALSGAGRNPALLKTLTIEQLDLLPGCVLTLTQEELTPKNYKFVATQPTETRCCFNYQGNNVQVSLGFAATAAEFYSYDKGIDSETGKATWGAILGPYRYTKREQYSLDGAEC is encoded by the coding sequence ATGAGCCTTTCACCGCTTCTCATGACTCTGGGTAATTATATAGCTGGAGAATTTGACAATCGAGAACAAGCTTTAGCCGAACCTGCTTGGTATGTCCATTTACGGATGTGGCAAAGACCTGTAAACTTATTCACTCAAGACAGCATTACCTTGTTTGCCGAACAAGCGAATATTGTCAACTTAGACCGCCCTTATCGCCAGCGAATTATGCGGTTAATGGCAGGGAAAAATTGGGATGCACCTTTGCAAGTCCAGTACTATATGCTTAAAGATCCAAGTGCCTTAAGTGGCGCAGGTCGTAATCCTGCTTTACTCAAGACACTCACAATCGAACAATTAGATTTATTACCAGGGTGTGTGTTGACACTGACCCAGGAAGAATTAACTCCCAAAAACTATAAGTTTGTCGCTACGCAACCAACCGAGACTCGTTGCTGTTTTAATTATCAAGGCAACAATGTACAAGTTTCCTTGGGGTTTGCAGCTACAGCAGCAGAATTTTACAGCTACGACAAAGGCATTGACTCGGAAACTGGCAAAGCAACTTGGGGAGCGATTTTAGGGCCTTATCGCTACACTAAACGGGAACAGTATTCTCTTGATGGTGCTGAGTGCTGA
- a CDS encoding cation:proton antiporter, translating to MEPVLSVLALEPNFHLGQEPIVPLAILLLVILAVPILFERLRIPGLVGLVGSGVVLGPSGWNLVHTDDSIIHLLSDIGLIYLMFLVGLEQDLRQLQHSQKQAWKFAGFTLIIPLLMGILVGKICGWGSNTSLFIGCLFSSYTLLAHPILSSLGVVNNQAVSTSIKATILTDIGAVLILSIFLSSQPTETFSLSYILTYLGRLIIYTTIVWVGCDWAGQEFFRRSGDDEGNKFLFVLLSVFIALISCQLLGIAKIVGAFLAGLAVNTVVGDNPTKEKITFLGSVLFIPVFFVNLGVLINLPAGSNRVTVLELILLGFVSVIVSKFVAALLAKLCDRYNWQEMFTMWSISLPQVSITLVGTFLGYRAGWLSTEVFFSIVALVLITSILGIVLTDHLAVALTPTPQPETLTVNLPEAKIVKKPSIFTIVVPIYNPHTQQYLMEMAALLAHLEKSKIIPLHIATAAAQMDAPQLEASLQKSERLLAKATEQSLGWKIETVPLLRIDNAYGAGISRAAREQQASLIVMGWGKRTGLRSRLFGNVTDSVLWASHCAVAVTRLVESPQKIQRILVPLENLTSPVLPAVKFAQTLAEVNQAQVTVLNVCDRRISSSKIAARRSQLTVLVSQLALPNPPEIQMIAHENIAQAILQAARLYDLVVLPFVRNYYIPGGLVTSDLTTQIAKHLTCSIVILKASENTQVTNISKTIANKSFMI from the coding sequence ATGGAACCAGTCTTATCAGTTCTGGCGCTAGAACCTAACTTCCATCTGGGTCAGGAACCAATCGTTCCTTTGGCAATTTTACTATTGGTGATTTTAGCTGTACCCATTTTGTTTGAGCGCCTCAGAATACCAGGGTTAGTTGGTTTAGTTGGTTCTGGAGTTGTACTTGGCCCGTCAGGTTGGAATTTAGTTCACACTGATGACTCCATCATTCACCTACTATCTGACATTGGCTTAATCTATTTGATGTTTTTGGTAGGTTTAGAACAAGACTTGCGCCAATTACAGCATAGTCAAAAACAAGCTTGGAAATTTGCTGGGTTCACTTTGATTATCCCTTTACTGATGGGAATCTTAGTCGGGAAGATATGCGGCTGGGGGTCGAATACATCTCTATTCATCGGCTGTTTATTTAGTTCTTATACCCTTTTGGCACATCCCATTCTCAGCAGCTTGGGAGTGGTTAATAATCAAGCCGTTAGCACCTCAATTAAAGCAACGATATTAACTGATATTGGTGCTGTTTTGATATTATCAATTTTCTTATCTAGCCAACCCACAGAGACATTCAGTTTATCTTACATCCTCACATATTTAGGTCGGTTAATTATTTATACAACAATTGTTTGGGTGGGTTGTGATTGGGCTGGACAAGAATTTTTCCGTCGTTCTGGAGACGATGAAGGTAATAAATTTTTATTTGTCTTGCTATCAGTATTTATTGCCCTCATCAGTTGTCAATTACTGGGAATTGCAAAAATTGTTGGAGCCTTTTTAGCAGGTTTGGCAGTGAATACAGTAGTTGGTGACAATCCCACTAAAGAAAAAATTACTTTTTTGGGTAGTGTTTTATTTATTCCGGTATTTTTTGTTAACCTTGGTGTTTTGATTAATTTGCCTGCTGGCAGCAACCGAGTTACAGTTTTAGAGTTAATTTTGTTAGGTTTTGTTAGTGTAATTGTTAGTAAATTTGTAGCGGCGTTGTTAGCAAAACTTTGCGATCGCTATAACTGGCAAGAAATGTTTACTATGTGGTCGATATCCTTACCCCAAGTCAGTATTACCTTAGTGGGGACTTTTTTAGGGTATCGTGCTGGCTGGCTCTCTACAGAAGTATTTTTCAGCATAGTGGCGTTAGTATTGATCACATCAATTTTAGGGATTGTACTTACAGATCACCTAGCTGTGGCTTTAACACCTACACCCCAGCCAGAAACACTCACAGTAAATTTACCTGAAGCCAAAATCGTTAAAAAACCTAGTATTTTCACCATAGTTGTACCAATATATAATCCTCATACGCAGCAGTACTTAATGGAAATGGCGGCGCTATTAGCCCACTTAGAAAAAAGTAAAATTATCCCGTTACATATTGCCACGGCTGCGGCGCAGATGGATGCACCACAACTAGAAGCATCTCTGCAAAAAAGTGAACGTTTATTAGCCAAAGCCACTGAGCAGAGTTTGGGCTGGAAAATTGAAACAGTACCACTACTGCGGATTGATAATGCTTATGGAGCGGGAATTAGCCGAGCCGCAAGAGAGCAGCAAGCCAGTTTAATTGTTATGGGTTGGGGTAAACGGACTGGTTTGCGATCGCGTTTATTTGGTAATGTGACTGATAGTGTATTGTGGGCTTCCCACTGTGCGGTAGCGGTCACACGTCTGGTAGAATCCCCCCAAAAAATTCAGCGCATTCTCGTTCCATTAGAAAATTTAACTTCGCCTGTATTGCCTGCTGTCAAGTTTGCCCAAACGTTGGCCGAGGTTAATCAAGCCCAAGTCACAGTTTTAAATGTATGCGATCGCCGCATCAGTTCTAGTAAAATTGCCGCTAGGCGATCGCAACTAACAGTTTTAGTCTCCCAATTAGCCCTGCCAAATCCCCCAGAAATTCAAATGATTGCTCATGAAAATATTGCCCAGGCAATTTTACAGGCAGCCAGATTGTATGATTTGGTGGTATTACCTTTTGTCCGTAACTATTATATCCCTGGCGGCTTGGTCACGAGTGATCTAACGACTCAAATCGCCAAGCACCTGACTTGCTCGATTGTCATCCTGAAAGCCTCTGAAAATACCCAAGTCACAAACATATCTAAAACCATTGCTAACAAGAGTTTTATGATTTAA
- a CDS encoding STAS domain-containing protein: MIKIDQTTYTTQDGNTVIVLAPAGRLDITTAWQFRLKLQECISKLSRHVVVNLGQVNFIDSSGLTSLVAGMRDADKVKGSFRICNVHPEAKLVFEVTMMDTVFEIFETEEEALEGVPRSIAS, translated from the coding sequence GTGATAAAAATAGATCAAACAACCTATACCACCCAGGACGGTAACACCGTCATAGTTTTAGCACCAGCTGGTCGTCTGGATATCACCACAGCTTGGCAGTTTCGCTTAAAGTTGCAGGAATGTATTTCTAAGTTGAGTCGCCATGTAGTGGTGAATCTTGGGCAAGTAAATTTTATTGATAGTTCTGGCCTCACCTCTTTGGTAGCTGGGATGCGCGATGCGGATAAAGTCAAAGGCAGTTTCCGCATTTGCAACGTACACCCAGAAGCCAAACTCGTGTTTGAAGTTACGATGATGGACACAGTATTTGAAATTTTTGAAACAGAAGAGGAAGCCTTAGAAGGTGTTCCTCGGAGTATTGCCAGTTAA